GATGATGGGGATTTAGTTTTGCAGTACAAGGCAGAGTTAGATAATGGTAAGGTTAGTTACAAATTCTTTTGTGGCAAAAGCGATACAGAAGAAGATTTGAAGGAAATTGATAGTCCATATTATCGGAAGTATCTCAATCTGAAGTATATCAGCAGTAGAAGAGAATTTTGGGGGTATATCAATAAAACAAAGAATGATCTCCTTCTCCAAGCTAAAGGTGATAGAAGTGCAGAGAATGTCGAAATCGATGATAGATTATATGCAGAGATTGAAGAAAAACTTAAGGAGGTTGATGATAAGATACCTCAATTGTCGTATGTTAAGAATGCTACCGACCATCTTAACGAAGAGTTGAATAAGCTATCAATACATAACAATGAACAGCAAATTGTATTTGATGTAGCATCAACAGATGTTGATAGAGTAATTACGAATGTATCTGTCACATCTAAACATGGAGAGAAAAAAATGCTCATCGGTGGTGAGGGTCGCATCAATCAGATCTATCTTTCTCTATGGGCTTCGCAAAATCAGCATACGGATATTTCTAATGAGATATCAATCATTGTAATAGAGGAACCAGAAGCATATCTACACCCGCATCAGCAAAGAGAGCTTGCAGCATATTTAGGAAGAACCCTACAGGGACAAGTAATCTTAACAAGTCACTCTCCATATGTTGTTAATGAATTTAGTCCAAACTCAATAATCCGCCTGTACAAGAAAACTAGTAATAATACACTCGTTGCTTCAAATGGTTGTTCAGAAGTAATTGAGGAAGGATTTGAGGACTTTGGATATCGTATGAGTGTAATTCCAGCAGAGGCTTTCTTCTCGGATTACGTGATACTAGTTGAAGGTCCGTCAGAACTTATTCTTTATAAGACTTTAGCAAAACAAATAGAGATTAATTTAGATCGTCTAAATGTGTCTGTTATGAGTGCTGAAGGCGTGGGCTTCAAAACATATATCAAGATACTAGATGCATTGGAAATCGAATGGGTGCTTCGAACAGATAATGATATTATGAAGATTCCTAATGTTGACGGATACAGATATGCTGGGGTTGAAAGGGGCTTATCGTTTCTTGAGCAATCTTATGAGATTGAGGCTGACGATCGAGCTATCATAGATGCAAATAAAGGAAAAATTCATGGATTCCCTAACATAGACAACATTGCAGAGGATGTCAAGACTTCTGCAAACTCTTTGATAGAGATCCTGGGCAAGTATGATATTTTACTTGCAACAATTGGATTAGAGGAAGATTTGTTCTATAGCCCAATTAAAAAGACACTAAAAGAATATTATGGCGAAGAACTGACTGATCAGGAGATAATTTCAAAAATGAAAGCAAAAAAGGCCATTAATATGTACGACTTTTTAAAGTCAAAAAAGGCAATTCTTAAAGAATTGAAGGATGACGCAATTGCAGAACCTCTAAGACGAGCAAAAAAACACATTGAAGAAATGTATGGTACCTACTGATATTCAAAAAGACATCATTAGACATGAAGGAAACACAGTAGTTCTTGCTTCTCCTGGCAGCGGAAAAACATTTGTTATTTCTGAGATGATAAGACGTGTCATCAAAAGCGACAATCTGTTACCATACCAAGGAGTGATAGCTATATCATATACACGAAAAGCATCTGCTAATCTAAAAAATCGCACCATTGGTGATGGTATCATACAAAAGAACTCCTTTTTTGGCACAATAGACAATTTCTGTTTGACACAGATAATTGAGAGTTTTGGATGTTATGTTTTTGGCCATCCACAGAAAGAGCTGGAAATAATTGGAATTAAAGACTTGTCAAAAGATGACATCCCAAAATTTGAATGGATAAGAGAAGAACATCCCGACTATTGCGATATTGAAGAAGGACAAATATCTGATTTATCTTCACTATTCATTAAT
The window above is part of the Bacteroidales bacterium genome. Proteins encoded here:
- a CDS encoding AAA family ATPase, which gives rise to MILSKVYIAGFRNFKEVTVNFNEHSLIIGANDVGKTNLIYALRLLLDRGFSDYDFELKESDFYAYEDTKAITIKAFLSNITEDCVVARMRGKLSDDGDLVLQYKAELDNGKVSYKFFCGKSDTEEDLKEIDSPYYRKYLNLKYISSRREFWGYINKTKNDLLLQAKGDRSAENVEIDDRLYAEIEEKLKEVDDKIPQLSYVKNATDHLNEELNKLSIHNNEQQIVFDVASTDVDRVITNVSVTSKHGEKKMLIGGEGRINQIYLSLWASQNQHTDISNEISIIVIEEPEAYLHPHQQRELAAYLGRTLQGQVILTSHSPYVVNEFSPNSIIRLYKKTSNNTLVASNGCSEVIEEGFEDFGYRMSVIPAEAFFSDYVILVEGPSELILYKTLAKQIEINLDRLNVSVMSAEGVGFKTYIKILDALEIEWVLRTDNDIMKIPNVDGYRYAGVERGLSFLEQSYEIEADDRAIIDANKGKIHGFPNIDNIAEDVKTSANSLIEILGKYDILLATIGLEEDLFYSPIKKTLKEYYGEELTDQEIISKMKAKKAINMYDFLKSKKAILKELKDDAIAEPLRRAKKHIEEMYGTY